Sequence from the Erythrolamprus reginae isolate rEryReg1 chromosome 2, rEryReg1.hap1, whole genome shotgun sequence genome:
tagcaaattactcaagactcacctttgtcgccaggcatgggagagttaggatattccttccccatggccattacaagttatgtatggtatgtttgtgtgtatgtttggtttttataataagggtttttagttgttttattaaattggattgttacatgttgttttttaccattgttgttagccgccccgagtctgcagagaggggtggcatacaaatccaataaataataataataattaggcgttccagcagcagcccacctctgactaCCTGTACAATCAAAACTCAAGGTGTACAGTATTTGTACCCAGTTTCATCCCAAGGAGAATCCTGGGGATTCCCAACTACAAAGACAAGCAATGATGCACAAGGAAGTTATCAACTTACAGCCAGTTGGCTCTGTAACTGCTTCACTTGCTGCTGCAACAGCTCCAGCTGCTGACTTTGTCGTTTAGGTGTACCAGTTGTGTAAGACAGCTGGGAAAGGCTGTTCAATGCTTCCTTTAACTTGGTAACTTCCTTAGACATGTCTGTTATCTATAAAAGGATaaaaggggaaataaaaaaacccttcattATATCCAGAGTACATCAAAATCCTGTGACTGGTGAGCTCTGCTGTAAAGGTGGGAaaacagcaggggtgggttgctgctggttcaaaCCGATTTGCCCGAATCGGTGGCGGGAatttggcttctgggcatgcacagagggtcatttccgcACCACTGATGTAGGCAAGTATCAGAGTTGCATTTGCGAAAactagccagcccaagcagcaaatcagcccaaccagccagccacagaccagtagatatggagttgaagtcttcaatgaaacacagcagcagtaggaagttgtggaaaaatatttacttcttatttacactactactactatctatactatacatacaataaactaataTCTTACTAGTactttgctacaactatcttagttcaataactcacaggaacctaTATACAGCAATACAGCTTCTTCAGAGCACACTTCTCACAAACAGCAACAGAGCACAGCGAACAGAGAGCTCTTGCATAGTTAAATACTATTTacataattactaggttgctgcCTCCGAATGATTCAGCATTCTCAACAGAGGCCTACCTTCTACATTAAGGTATTATCtcaggatttttaattcctgaaagCAAGCACTTGTGAGCAAAGCGCGCACACACAAAACGTGCACTTCTGTTGTgatgtgaactggtagggaaagtaagtggaaTCCACTCCCTGGAAAACAGccttcatcatcaccatcatcttgATTCAGATGGTATGTTTAATCATATTGCAAAGGTAGCCTTGGacatacaaccatttgtttaatgactgtctGAAGTTACagctgaactgaaaaaagtgataacCGGTCCTGATATTTACAAATATCACTGCACATCTCCCCCACTCCCACCTGGAGAGATGATAACaaatcaggtgcttggcaactggcatgtatttatgatggttgcgcagtggttagagtgcagcactaattactttagctagtagttagctgaagtagctaaTCACTAgccgtagttcagcagttcaaatctcaccaccggctcaaggttgacacagccttccatccttccggggtgggtaaaatgaggacctacattgttgggggcaatatgctgattctgtaaaccgtttagagatggctgtaaaagcactatgaggtggtatataagtcttaatgttattgctattgctactgtttataataataatattattattattaataataataattaattactgTTGCACCCATCaccttttacattttttttgcaaaaacacactCAGGGATGAGGGTTCATTTCTTCAAACTCCCTGAAATAAGTTCATGCAATAGATACTGTACAAAACCATCTTGGAACATAGGAAACTATTTCTGCATTTATATCATGATTCTATTATTGGAAACAGATTTAAAAAGACAAAGGAATTGAGCCTAGGCCAAGATTCTGCAATGACCATAAAGCACAGTAACATCTTTTATGTAATCAATGGATGAACATGCttcttgtatgtgtgtgtatgtgtgtttgtgggcATTTGGACCATGGGAAACTGCCAATACCGATAGGGCTATCGAAACAACTAACCTTTTTATCTTTGTCTTCATCCATTTTTAAGGCACTCTCAGAAGCTTTTTTCATTTTGAGGAGTTCTTCTTGAGACTTATGATACTGATGAAGTAGTCCTTTGATCTCCTCTTCCTTGGCTTGGAGAAGCGCTTGGaggttctccttctctcctttcactTGGGAGATCTCCTTTCTCAACTGTGCAAGATCGGCAGtcaaagtttctttttctttcatcagATCCTTCAGTTTGGAGGACAAGGAGCTGACTTCGTTTTCTGAAGAGGTCCGGAGCTCTTCGTACAATACTCTAGGCACCATGGCTTCACACACCGCAGCTTCTTCTTCTAACAACTCCTTCTGCAGACGCTGCACCTCACTCTCTTTATGAAGAATCTGCTCTTTCAGCGCATTTATTTCCTCTTCCATTTCCTTCACCGAGGTCTGGAGAGCAGTAACGACTTGAAGATGTTCTGAGATGGAGACAGAATTCTTCTTCTGAGTGTCCACCAAGTTTTGGAGTTGGGTCATTTCGCTCAACACGTTTGTGTACTGCGTCTTCATTTCCAACAAGCCATGTTCGGCTTGCTCCCTTTGTGCGACGGTGTCCTCCATCAGCTTCTCGTATTCCTCCAGAGGTATGTATCCCGAACTCAGGTCTTCTGGAGTGCTTTTCTTCCTGCAATCTTCAAGTTCTGCCTGGGCTTCTTTGTACATCTGAGAAAGTTCGCTAACCTGCCTGTTGAGTTGGTTGATCATTTCGTTCTTTGTGTCCTTCACCTCTTCAGCTTCCTCACTCTGCCCTAATTCCATCTGAGCCTCCAGTTTCTCGTGAAGCTTTTTGATTTTTTCCTGCCCTTCCTTATATTTCTCAATTAACAACGCCTTCTCCTGGTTGATATTTTCAATAACCGagcaataggatttcttcatctcctCGCATTCCTCCGCGGACATAATACCGGCTGCGTTTCTCCCACTTTCTTCCAGCTTCATTTCTAGTTCCTTCACCTTCCCTTTCAACATCTCATCATCTCCTTGAGCTTTCTTCAGCTTCTCCTTCAGCAGCTCAACGTCTTCACCGGTGGTTTTGACCTCCTGCAGGTCAGGCTCTTTGCTTTCTGACGTTACCAGGTCCAGCTTCATTTGTCTCTGGACATCCAGCATCTCCTGCACCGCTTCTTCGTATTTGAGTTGAGTTTCTTTGAGTTTCTGACCGAGGTCGGTGCCATTCTCTGAAATCTCTGAGCTGTTTAACAAAGGACCTTCGTCCAGCACACTGGACTGAAGCTGCGACTCCAAGTGCAGCCTTTTTGCTTCTGAGCTATCTAGCCTCTTCTGTACTTCTTCCAAGCTTTCTTGCAactgtttaatttttaattcattaaGGCTCTCTTCTTCCCGAGCCTGTGCCAGAATCAGGGAAGATGTGCTTATCTCCTCGGCTGCACCCGTTGAGCCTTCGCTCAGCCTATTAGTCAAAGCACCGAATTCTGCGTGGGTAGAATAAGAAGACTCCATCGTGGTGTCTGCGGAGTCTTCTGTTTTGAAGGCTCTTGCCTGCAGAGGACAGCAGAGGGCAGTATTCAACaatttatttaagtttaagtttaagtttaatcagatttgtatgccgcccctctccgcagactcggggcggctcacagcaataacaatacaatgtaaaacaaatctaatatttaagttaatttaaaaaacaccacaaattaaaaccaatcatacatactagcgtaccatgcataaattttataagcctagggggagggaacatgtcaattcatgcctgacgacagagttgggttttaaggagcttacgaaaggctaggagggtgggggcaactctgatatctggggggagttggttccaaagggtcagggccgccacagagaaggctcttcccctgggtcccgccaaacgacattgtttagttgacaggacccggagaaggccaactctgtgggacctaactggtcgctgggattcgtgcggcagaaggcggtcccggagatattttggtccagtgcc
This genomic interval carries:
- the RAI14 gene encoding ankycorbin isoform X1, producing the protein MKSLKAKFRKSDTIPVYRTHQDFKETHEWNKNDDRLLQAVENADLEKVASLLSKKGANATKHDSEGKTAFHLAASKGYSECLRLMITHGAEVTTLDGTGHNALHLAAKNNHVDCVKRLLQSKCPAENTDSSGKTALHLAAANGCLQTTQRLCEHKCSINIKDADGNTPFFLTVQNGHSEVCRCLLEHGADVNSRDKNGRTALMLACEAGNLSMAEILIQKGADIHLVDALGHNALHYSKLSENTGIQSLLQSKMVQHAEPKSPIKSKQHDQASNLSSERSGTPKKRKAPPPPPISPIQLADRSSSQATPATSASGKSQLFAQRGSKEDTSAIHSDNKDGLSENTAGANSLLDVSSETEQQDLLLMLQGKVTSLTLQNKKLQEKLQARAFKTEDSADTTMESSYSTHAEFGALTNRLSEGSTGAAEEISTSSLILAQAREEESLNELKIKQLQESLEEVQKRLDSSEAKRLHLESQLQSSVLDEGPLLNSSEISENGTDLGQKLKETQLKYEEAVQEMLDVQRQMKLDLVTSESKEPDLQEVKTTGEDVELLKEKLKKAQGDDEMLKGKVKELEMKLEESGRNAAGIMSAEECEEMKKSYCSVIENINQEKALLIEKYKEGQEKIKKLHEKLEAQMELGQSEEAEEVKDTKNEMINQLNRQVSELSQMYKEAQAELEDCRKKSTPEDLSSGYIPLEEYEKLMEDTVAQREQAEHGLLEMKTQYTNVLSEMTQLQNLVDTQKKNSVSISEHLQVVTALQTSVKEMEEEINALKEQILHKESEVQRLQKELLEEEAAVCEAMVPRVLYEELRTSSENEVSSLSSKLKDLMKEKETLTADLAQLRKEISQVKGEKENLQALLQAKEEEIKGLLHQYHKSQEELLKMKKASESALKMDEDKDKKITDMSKEVTKLKEALNSLSQLSYTTGTPKRQSQQLELLQQQVKQLQSQLAETKKQHQEIVSVYRTHLLYAVQGQMDEDVQRVLKQILTMCKNPSQKKGLQMSNIT
- the RAI14 gene encoding ankycorbin isoform X2, translating into MKSLKAKFRKSDTHEWNKNDDRLLQAVENADLEKVASLLSKKGANATKHDSEGKTAFHLAASKGYSECLRLMITHGAEVTTLDGTGHNALHLAAKNNHVDCVKRLLQSKCPAENTDSSGKTALHLAAANGCLQTTQRLCEHKCSINIKDADGNTPFFLTVQNGHSEVCRCLLEHGADVNSRDKNGRTALMLACEAGNLSMAEILIQKGADIHLVDALGHNALHYSKLSENTGIQSLLQSKMVQHAEPKSPIKSKQHDQASNLSSERSGTPKKRKAPPPPPISPIQLADRSSSQATPATSASGKSQLFAQRGSKEDTSAIHSDNKDGLSENTAGANSLLDVSSETEQQDLLLMLQGKVTSLTLQNKKLQEKLQARAFKTEDSADTTMESSYSTHAEFGALTNRLSEGSTGAAEEISTSSLILAQAREEESLNELKIKQLQESLEEVQKRLDSSEAKRLHLESQLQSSVLDEGPLLNSSEISENGTDLGQKLKETQLKYEEAVQEMLDVQRQMKLDLVTSESKEPDLQEVKTTGEDVELLKEKLKKAQGDDEMLKGKVKELEMKLEESGRNAAGIMSAEECEEMKKSYCSVIENINQEKALLIEKYKEGQEKIKKLHEKLEAQMELGQSEEAEEVKDTKNEMINQLNRQVSELSQMYKEAQAELEDCRKKSTPEDLSSGYIPLEEYEKLMEDTVAQREQAEHGLLEMKTQYTNVLSEMTQLQNLVDTQKKNSVSISEHLQVVTALQTSVKEMEEEINALKEQILHKESEVQRLQKELLEEEAAVCEAMVPRVLYEELRTSSENEVSSLSSKLKDLMKEKETLTADLAQLRKEISQVKGEKENLQALLQAKEEEIKGLLHQYHKSQEELLKMKKASESALKMDEDKDKKITDMSKEVTKLKEALNSLSQLSYTTGTPKRQSQQLELLQQQVKQLQSQLAETKKQHQEIVSVYRTHLLYAVQGQMDEDVQRVLKQILTMCKNPSQKKGLQMSNIT
- the RAI14 gene encoding ankycorbin isoform X4, whose protein sequence is MKSLKAKFRKSDTHEWNKNDDRLLQAVENADLEKVASLLSKKGANATKHDSEGKTAFHLAASKGYSECLRLMITHGAEVTTLDGTGHNALHLAAKNNHVDCVKRLLQSKCPAENTDSSGKTALHLAAANGCLQTTQRLCEHKCSINIKDADGNTPFFLTVQNGHSEVCRCLLEHGADVNSRDKNGRTALMLACEAGNLSMAEILIQKGADIHLVDALGHNALHYSKLSENTGIQSLLQSKMVQHAEPKSPIKSKQLADRSSSQATPATSASGKSQLFAQRGSKEDTSAIHSDNKDGLSENTAGANSLLDVSSETEQQDLLLMLQGKVTSLTLQNKKLQEKLQARAFKTEDSADTTMESSYSTHAEFGALTNRLSEGSTGAAEEISTSSLILAQAREEESLNELKIKQLQESLEEVQKRLDSSEAKRLHLESQLQSSVLDEGPLLNSSEISENGTDLGQKLKETQLKYEEAVQEMLDVQRQMKLDLVTSESKEPDLQEVKTTGEDVELLKEKLKKAQGDDEMLKGKVKELEMKLEESGRNAAGIMSAEECEEMKKSYCSVIENINQEKALLIEKYKEGQEKIKKLHEKLEAQMELGQSEEAEEVKDTKNEMINQLNRQVSELSQMYKEAQAELEDCRKKSTPEDLSSGYIPLEEYEKLMEDTVAQREQAEHGLLEMKTQYTNVLSEMTQLQNLVDTQKKNSVSISEHLQVVTALQTSVKEMEEEINALKEQILHKESEVQRLQKELLEEEAAVCEAMVPRVLYEELRTSSENEVSSLSSKLKDLMKEKETLTADLAQLRKEISQVKGEKENLQALLQAKEEEIKGLLHQYHKSQEELLKMKKASESALKMDEDKDKKITDMSKEVTKLKEALNSLSQLSYTTGTPKRQSQQLELLQQQVKQLQSQLAETKKQHQEIVSVYRTHLLYAVQGQMDEDVQRVLKQILTMCKNPSQKKGLQMSNIT
- the RAI14 gene encoding ankycorbin isoform X3 — encoded protein: MKSLKAKFRKSDTIPVYRTHQDFKETHEWNKNDDRLLQAVENADLEKVASLLSKKGANATKHDSEGKTAFHLAASKGYSECLRLMITHGAEVTTLDGTGHNALHLAAKNNHVDCVKRLLQSKCPAENTDSSGKTALHLAAANGCLQTTQRLCEHKCSINIKDADGNTPFFLTVQNGHSEVCRCLLEHGADVNSRDKNGRTALMLACEAGNLSMAEILIQKGADIHLVDALGHNALHYSKLSENTGIQSLLQSKMVQHAEPKSPIKSKQLADRSSSQATPATSASGKSQLFAQRGSKEDTSAIHSDNKDGLSENTAGANSLLDVSSETEQQDLLLMLQGKVTSLTLQNKKLQEKLQARAFKTEDSADTTMESSYSTHAEFGALTNRLSEGSTGAAEEISTSSLILAQAREEESLNELKIKQLQESLEEVQKRLDSSEAKRLHLESQLQSSVLDEGPLLNSSEISENGTDLGQKLKETQLKYEEAVQEMLDVQRQMKLDLVTSESKEPDLQEVKTTGEDVELLKEKLKKAQGDDEMLKGKVKELEMKLEESGRNAAGIMSAEECEEMKKSYCSVIENINQEKALLIEKYKEGQEKIKKLHEKLEAQMELGQSEEAEEVKDTKNEMINQLNRQVSELSQMYKEAQAELEDCRKKSTPEDLSSGYIPLEEYEKLMEDTVAQREQAEHGLLEMKTQYTNVLSEMTQLQNLVDTQKKNSVSISEHLQVVTALQTSVKEMEEEINALKEQILHKESEVQRLQKELLEEEAAVCEAMVPRVLYEELRTSSENEVSSLSSKLKDLMKEKETLTADLAQLRKEISQVKGEKENLQALLQAKEEEIKGLLHQYHKSQEELLKMKKASESALKMDEDKDKKITDMSKEVTKLKEALNSLSQLSYTTGTPKRQSQQLELLQQQVKQLQSQLAETKKQHQEIVSVYRTHLLYAVQGQMDEDVQRVLKQILTMCKNPSQKKGLQMSNIT